A single region of the Stutzerimonas stutzeri genome encodes:
- the rnk gene encoding nucleoside diphosphate kinase regulator, which translates to MTSAPPIIITQPDLQRLERMLDGLADYGPAAEALEEELSRAQVVERSELAAGVVSMNSRVHCREEGSGKDYHLTLVYPQDAGREGTVSVLAPVGTALLGMSVGQHIDWPTPGGKVLKLTLLAVEYQPEAAGDVGL; encoded by the coding sequence ATGACCAGCGCACCGCCCATCATCATCACGCAACCCGACCTGCAGCGGCTCGAGCGAATGCTCGATGGCCTGGCTGACTATGGTCCGGCCGCCGAGGCGCTCGAAGAAGAGTTGTCCCGTGCTCAGGTGGTCGAGCGCAGCGAACTGGCCGCTGGTGTGGTATCGATGAACTCACGTGTCCATTGTCGAGAAGAAGGCAGTGGCAAGGATTATCACCTGACCCTGGTCTATCCGCAGGACGCCGGGCGGGAGGGGACTGTCTCGGTGCTGGCGCCGGTCGGTACCGCGTTGCTGGGCATGAGCGTCGGCCAGCACATCGACTGGCCGACGCCGGGCGGCAAGGTGCTCAAGCTGACGCTGCTGGCGGTCGAGTACCAACCCGAAGCGGCAGGTGACGTCGGCCTGTGA